From one Bradyrhizobium sp. Ash2021 genomic stretch:
- the glgX gene encoding glycogen debranching protein GlgX: MRLTAGTAARLGASWDGRGTNFALFSANAEKVELCLFDGQGRRELERIELPERTEDVWHGYLNDVSPGQLYGYRVYGPYAPEHGHRFNANKLLLDPYAKRLAGRLVWSDAHFAYRTGSPREDLSFDRRDNARGMPKAVVVDETFNWGRREIRPNIPWEDTIIYEAHVKGLTQKRDDVPPNLRGTYGGLSSPAMIDHLRRLGVTTIELLPIHGLIDDRVLVEKKLSNYWGYNTLAFFAPEPRYAQDNALDSFRTTVARLHDAGIEVMLDVVYNHTAEGNHMGPTLSFRGIDNASYYWLNRENPRYYDDFTGCGSSVNLTHPRVLQMVMDSLRYWVEVCHIDGFRFDLATTLARGPNGYDRNAAFLTAVRQDPVLSTVKMVAEPWDLGLGGYQVGAFPSQWSEWNDRYRSSMRRYWSGEGSLIGEVSRRMTASSDLFHHDNRAPRAGINHITVHDGFTLADLFSYNEKHNEANGEENRDGSNDNHSNNCGIEGPTDDPEIIGLRRQLRKNQLACLLLAQGTPLLLAGDEVGNSQSGNNNPYCQDNEVGWVGWANLGKDGDDLTDFIAQLTALRRYFRQIRCQRWLDGRRADGSYGVLWLTPAAEEMKESDWNFPEGRFLSYVLGPMEQGQAPIFIVLNAAPEEIPFKLPRTTGYKSWRQVLNTAVGKQISADFVAGADSKAPPRAVLAFAGSV, encoded by the coding sequence ATGCGATTGACCGCGGGAACGGCCGCACGCCTCGGCGCAAGCTGGGACGGACGCGGTACCAACTTTGCGCTTTTCTCGGCCAATGCGGAGAAGGTCGAGCTCTGCCTGTTCGACGGCCAGGGCCGCCGCGAGCTCGAGCGCATCGAATTGCCCGAACGGACCGAAGACGTCTGGCACGGCTATCTCAACGACGTCTCGCCCGGACAGCTCTATGGCTATCGCGTCTACGGGCCCTATGCGCCTGAGCACGGCCATCGTTTCAACGCCAACAAACTGCTGCTCGATCCCTACGCCAAGCGGCTTGCCGGGCGGCTGGTGTGGAGCGATGCGCATTTCGCCTACCGCACCGGCAGCCCGCGCGAAGATCTTTCCTTCGACCGCCGCGACAATGCCCGCGGCATGCCGAAGGCGGTCGTGGTCGACGAGACCTTCAACTGGGGCCGCCGCGAAATCCGCCCCAACATTCCCTGGGAAGACACCATTATCTACGAGGCCCACGTCAAGGGCCTGACCCAGAAGCGCGATGACGTGCCGCCGAACCTGCGCGGCACCTATGGCGGGCTTTCCTCGCCCGCGATGATCGATCATCTCCGGCGTCTCGGCGTTACCACCATCGAATTGCTGCCGATCCACGGGCTGATCGACGACCGGGTGCTGGTGGAGAAAAAGCTGTCGAATTACTGGGGCTACAATACGCTGGCGTTCTTCGCGCCGGAGCCGCGTTACGCGCAGGACAACGCGCTCGATTCCTTTCGCACCACGGTCGCGCGGCTGCATGACGCCGGCATCGAGGTGATGCTCGACGTCGTCTATAACCACACCGCCGAAGGCAACCATATGGGCCCGACGCTGTCGTTCCGCGGCATCGACAACGCGTCGTATTACTGGCTGAACCGGGAGAACCCGCGGTACTACGACGACTTCACCGGCTGCGGCAGCTCGGTCAACCTCACCCATCCGCGCGTGCTGCAGATGGTGATGGATTCGCTGCGCTACTGGGTCGAGGTCTGCCACATCGACGGCTTTCGCTTCGATCTCGCCACCACGCTGGCGCGTGGGCCGAACGGTTACGACCGCAACGCCGCCTTCCTCACCGCCGTCCGGCAGGATCCGGTGCTCTCGACGGTGAAGATGGTCGCCGAACCCTGGGACCTCGGCCTGGGCGGCTATCAGGTCGGCGCGTTCCCGTCGCAATGGTCGGAATGGAACGACCGTTATCGCAGCTCCATGCGGCGCTACTGGAGCGGTGAAGGCAGCCTGATCGGCGAAGTGTCGCGCCGCATGACCGCCTCGTCCGACCTGTTTCACCACGACAACCGCGCGCCGCGCGCCGGCATCAATCACATCACCGTCCATGACGGTTTTACGCTGGCGGACCTGTTCAGCTATAACGAGAAACACAATGAAGCCAACGGCGAGGAAAACCGCGACGGCTCCAACGACAATCACAGCAATAATTGCGGCATTGAGGGCCCGACCGACGATCCCGAGATCATCGGGTTGCGCCGTCAACTGCGCAAGAATCAGCTCGCGTGCTTGCTGCTGGCACAGGGTACGCCGCTGCTTCTGGCCGGCGATGAGGTCGGCAATTCGCAGTCCGGCAACAACAATCCCTATTGCCAGGATAACGAGGTTGGCTGGGTGGGCTGGGCCAACCTCGGCAAGGACGGCGACGACCTCACCGATTTCATCGCTCAGCTGACCGCGTTGCGGCGCTACTTCAGGCAGATTCGCTGCCAACGCTGGCTCGACGGCCGCCGCGCCGACGGCTCCTACGGCGTATTGTGGCTGACACCCGCCGCCGAAGAGATGAAGGAATCCGACTGGAATTTCCCGGAAGGCCGCTTTCTCTCCTATGTGCTGGGGCCGATGGAACAAGGTCAGGCGCCGATCTTTATCGTTCTGAATGCAGCGCCCGAAGAGATTCCATTCAAATTGCCCAGGACGACCGGATACAAGAGCTGGCGGCAGGTTCTGAACACCGCCGTCGGCAAACAAATCTCCGCCGATTTCGTCGCCGGGGCCGACAGCAAGGCGCCGCCGCGCGCCGTGCTCGCCTTTGCGGGCTCGGTATGA